In Onychostoma macrolepis isolate SWU-2019 chromosome 04, ASM1243209v1, whole genome shotgun sequence, one DNA window encodes the following:
- the guca1a gene encoding guanylyl cyclase-activating protein 1, with amino-acid sequence MGNSTGCTVDDLQAVEMHLWYKKFMTECPSGQLTLHEFKQFFGLRGLDPEANAYIEQMFRTFDMNKDGYIDFMEYVAALSLVMRGKMEHKLRWYFRLYDVDGNGCIDRHELLNIIKAIRAINGSESQELSAEEFTNRVFDRIDINGDGELSLEEFVAGARSDEEFMEVMMKSLDLSHIVAMIHNRRHSV; translated from the exons ATGGGGAATTCAACGGGCTGCACCGTGGACGACCTGCAGGCTGTTGAAATGCATCTGTGGTATAAGAAGTTCATGACTGAGTGTCCATCTGGTCAACTCACGCTGCATGAGTTCAAGCAGTTCTTCGGGCTCAGAGGTCTGGATCCAGAGGCCAATGCCTACATCGAGCAGATGTTCCGCACTTTTGACATGAACAAG GACGGTTATATAGACTTCATGGAGTATGTGGCTGCTCTCAGTCTTGTAATGAGAGGCAAGATGGAGCACAAACTGCGCTGGTATTTCAGACTTTATGACGTTGATGGCAACGGCTGCATAGACAGACACGAGCTCCTCAATATCATAAAG GCCATCCGTGCCATCAATGGAAGTGAGTCGCAGGAATTGAGTGCTGAGGAGTTCACAAACCGAGTGTTTGATAGGATCGACATCAATGGAGATG GGGAGCTGTCACTGGAGGAGTTTGTAGCAGGGGCACGTAGTGATGAAGAATTTATGGAGGTGATGATGAAGAGTTTAGACCTTTCGCACATTGTGGCCATGATCCATAACCGGAGACACAGCGTCTAA